ACGCGGCTCGGCCTGCTGTCCCACCCGGGCTGAGCGGCGTGGCCGGGCGATCGTTCGCAAGCCCGGGAAGGGCTTTTCTCGCGCTGTGTTTCGCGGTGCTTCTGATGGCGGTTGCCGCTGCCGTTGGCGCCGCACCGGCGGATACGCCCATCGAGCTGCGGCGAGGCACCGTCACGACGACGATCGATGGCGTGACTGAAAAAGCGCCCGTCGAGCTGTCCTACCACTGGGACCGCCAGCACGCCGGACGCCCTGGCCTTGCCGAGTTCGACCTGCCGTTCACGCTCGCGTCCGAGCCTGCGACGCCCTGGGGCATCTTCATTCCGCGCGCCGGCAACGTGCTCGAGGTGCGCCTCGACGGCGCGTTGCTGCAGGTCTACGGGGACCTGGCACGGGGCAACGGCGCCGACTACGCCAAGGCCCCGATCTACGTGCCGGTTCCGGGGCACTTGCTGAAGGCGGGCGACAACCGCCTGCAGATCCGCATCCGCGCCGACAGCGCCCGCCGGGCCGGGCTTTCCCGCGTGACCATCGGACCCGCGACGCCGGTGCGCACCGAGCTGTTCGAGAGTGCCTATGCCTGGCGCTTCACCGGCTCGGTGCTCCTGACCGCCTTCAGCCTCATCGTCGGCGGCATCGCGCTGGCCCTGTGGCTCACGCAGGTCGATGCCGGTGCCCCGGGCAGCGGGCGGCGCGACGGTGTGTATTTCTGGGCTGCGCTGGCCGAATTCTGCTGGGCGCTGCGAGTGGCCGACGGCGTGATCGCCGAGCCGCCGCTGCCCTGGCCGGCCTGGGGCGTGCTCATGGCCGCCTGCTACGCTGGCTGGGCCGCTTCCGCCATGATGTTCTGCTATCACCTCGCGAATTGGGAAAGCAGCGCCCGCATGCGCTGGCTTCGCTGGCCCGTGGCCTCGGTGGTGGCGGGAACGATCGCCGCGAGCGCGATGGCGCTGTACCGCGAAGAGCCGTATTGGCTCACTGGCTGGCTGGCCGCGGAGATCGTGTTCATTGCCTTGTTCGTCGGCGCTTTTGCCGTGGCCACGATCGTGCAGCCGAACACAGGGCGGCTGCTGGTGGCGGCCGCCGCGCTGGTGACACTGGGTTTCGGCACCCGCGACTGGCTGGTGATCCGCCTGAGCGATGCCTACGGCGAGACCACCTGGGTGCGGTATTCGTCGGTGTTCTTCGGCATTGCGCTGCTTCTGATCGTGCTGCAGCGCTTCCGGGCAGCCACCATCGAAGCGCGGGGCTGGGTCGCCACGCTGGCCGAGCGCGTGGCGCAGCGCGAGCGCGAACTCGCGTCCACCTTCGCGGCGCTGGAGCAGGTGGCGCGCGACCAGGCCCGCACCCACGAGCGCGAGCGCATCCTGCGCGACATGCACGATGGCGTGGGCTCGCACATCAGCTCGGCCATCCGGCAACTGCAGTCGGGGCAGGCGAGTTCCGACGAGCTGCTGCGCACGCTGCGCGACTCGCTGGACAGGCTCAAGCTGTCGATCGATTCCATCCACCTCCCGCCAGGCGACGTCGGTGCGCTGCTGGCGGCCTTGCGCTACCGGCTGGAGCCGCGGCTCGCGGCTGCCGGCATCCGCCTGGAGTGGGCCGTGGACGAGGTGCCCACCGTGAAGCGCCTCGACGCGCAGGGCATGCGGCAACTGCAGTTCCTGCTGTTCGAGGCCATTTCGAATGTGCTTCAGCATGCCCACGCGAAATCCCTGCGCATCGAGGCGGACGCGCCAGCGGGTGCGGTGCATCTGCGGGTGATCGACGATGGACAAGGCTTCGATGCATCGCGGGTGCCCAGGGCGCTTTTGGAGCGCGCGGCCGCGGTCGGCGTACAGCTTGCGCTCGAAAGCCGACCGGGGCGCACGGTCGTTCAGCTCGGGTTCGGCTGAAATGCCCCTTGGGGCGCGGATAATCCGCCCCCATGTCCGCCGTGTTCAACCAGCCCTCCCTGGCGCGCCGTGTCGCGCCCATCTTCCAGGGCTTCGACGGCTTCCTGGCTTTTGCCGTCCTGCTGCTGGCCTTTGCCGGGCTGCTCACCATGTATTCGTCGGGCTATGACCACGGCTCGCGCTTCTCCGACCATGGCCGCAACATGCTGCTGGCCGGCTTCATCATGTTCGTGGTGGCCCAGGTGCCGCCGCAGCGGCTGATGATCTTCGCGGTGCCGCTCTATGCGACGGGGGTGGCGCTGCTGGTGGCGGTGGCGCTCTTCGGCATCACCAAGAAGGGTGCCACCCGATGGATCAACATCGGCGTGGTGATCCAGCCCAGCGAGATCCTCAAGATCGCGATGCCGCTGATGCTGGCCTGGTGGTTCCAGCGCCGGGAAGGGCAGTTGCGGCCGCTCGATTTCGTGGTGGCCACGGTGCTGCTGGCGGTGCCGGTCGGGCTCATCATGAAGCAGCCGGACCTGGGCACGTCCTTGCTGGTGCTCGCGGCCGGCATGGCGGTCATCTTTTTTGCCGGGCTGTCGTGGAAGCTGATCGTGCCGCCGGTGGTGCTGGGCGCGATCGCAGTGACGCTGATCGTCGGCTTCGAGTCGCAGCTGTGCGCCGACGGGGTCGACTGGCGCGTGCTGCACGACTACCAGAAACAGCGCGTGTGCACGCTGCTCGACCCGAGCAAGGACCCGCTCGGCAAGGGCTTCCACATCATCCAGGGAATGATTGCCATCGGCTCGGGCGGCATGGGCGGCAAGGGCTTCATGCAGGGCACCCAGACGCACCTCGAATTCATTCCCGAGCGCACCACCGACTTCATCTTCGCGGCGTATTCCGAGGAGTTCGGCCTGGTCGGCAACCTCGCGCTGATCGCGGCCTTCATCCTGCTGATCTTCCGCGGGCTGGCCATCGCGGCCAACGCCACGACGCTGTTCTCGCGGCTGCTGGCGGGGGCGGTGACAATGATTTTCTTCACCTACGCCTTCGTCAACATGGGCATGGTGAGCGGCATCCTGCCCGTGGTGGGCGTGCCGCTGCCGTTCATCAGCTACGGCGGCACCGCCATGGTCACGCTGGGACTGGGCCTGGGCATCCTGATGTCGATCGCCAGGGCGCGCAAGCTCGCCGCGCAAAACTAGCGCCGTACGCAAAGCGCGGGGGCGAGCAATAATCCCTTCATGATCTCTCGCGAACCCACCATCGAGCGCCTGGCCACGGCGCAGCAGCTTCTTCTCACGCCTTTCGGCCTCGACGAATCGCACCTGGGCAAGGCCCTGGCCGAGATCACCGCGCACAAGGTGGACGACGCCGACCTGTACTTCCAGTACACGCGCAGCGAAGGCTGGAGCCTCGAAGAAGGCATCGTCAAGACGGGCAGCTTCAGCATCGACCAGGGCGTCGGCGTGCGTGCGGTCAGCGGCGAGAAGACCGCCTTTGCCTATTCGGACGACATTTCCGAGGCGTCGCTGCTCGATGCGGCGCGCACGGTGCGCTCCATTTCGTCCGCGGGCCGCACCGGCCGCGTGAAGACGGCAACGCGCAAGATCGCATCGAGCCGGTCGCTCTACAGCGGCATCGACCCCATTTCCACGCTCGACAGCACGGCCAAGGTCAAGCTGCTCGAAAAGGTCGAGAAGCTCGCCCGCTCGCGCGACCCGCGCGTGGCCCAGGTGATGGCGGGCCTGGCGAGCGAATACGACGTGGTGCTGGTGGCGCGCGCCGACGGCACGCTCGCAGCCGACGTGCGGCCGCTGGTGCGCCTGTCGGTCACGGTGATCGCCGAGCAGAACGGCCGGCGCGAGGTGGGTTCGGGCGGCGGCGGCGGGCGCTTCGGCCTGGCCTACTTCACCGACGAGCAGATCGCCGATTACGTCGACCATGCGGTGAAGGCCGCGCTGACCAACCTCGAGGCGCGTCCGGCACCGGCCGGCGAAATGACCGTGGTGCTCGGATCCGGCTGGCCCGGCATCCTGCTGCACGAGGCCATCGGCCACGGCCTGGAGGGCGACTTCAACCGCAAGGGCTCCAGTGCGTTCTCGGGCCGCATCGGCCAGCGCGTGGCGGCCAAGGGCGTCACGGTGCTCGACGACGGCACCATCGCCGACCGCCGCGGCTCGCTCAACGTGGACGACGAAGGCAACGCAAGCCAGCGCAACGTGCTCATCGAGAACGGCATCCTCAAGGGCTACATCCAGGACTCGCTCAACGCGCGCCTCATGAAGGTCAAGCCCACGGGCAATGGCCGCCGAGAGAGCTACGCCCACGTGCCGATGCCGCGCATGACCAACACCTACATGCTGGGCGGCGACAAGGACCCGAAGGAAATCGTTGCCAGCATTAAAAAGGGCCTCTACGCCACCAACTTCGGCGGCGGACAGGTCGACATCACGAGCGGCAAGTTCGTGTTCTCCGCAAGCGAGGCCTATTGGGTCGAGAACGGCAAGGTCCAGTACCCGGTGAAGGGCGCGACCATCGTGGGCAACGGCCCCGACGCGCTCACCCGCGTGACCATGATCGGCAACGACATGGCGCTCGACTCCGGCGTGGGCACCTGTGGCAAGGAAGGCCAGAGCGTGCCCGTCGGCGTGGGCCAGCCCACCCTGCGCATCGATGGTTTGACCGTAGGCGGAACCGCCTGAGAGCTTGCTAAGCTCGCTCCTCGAATTTTTACAAAGAGGAGCTTCGATGAGGATCAGGATCAATTCGTCCGCGCCCCTGTGGGCTGCGGCTGCCGCCGTGGCCGTGCTGGCAACGGCCGGCTGTGCATCGCGCGGCGGTTCGGGCGGCACCCAGGCCGCGCCCGCGCCCGCTGCCGCAGCTACAGCACCCGCGGCACCGGCCCGTGGCGGCGTGAAGGCCGGCATGGACGCCCAGGGCAACGTGATCGATTCCTCCAAGGTCGAAGCCGGCAGCGGCCGCACCATCAAGGGCCTGAACGGGTACGAAGGCGAGATCACCGGCAATCCGGCGCGCAACAGCAGGTTCAGCCGGTTGCAGATCGGCATGAGCGCCAGGCAGGTCACCGACCTTGCCGGCCCGCCGACCGACCAGGGCGCCTACGTCACGGGCAAGGCCTTCATCCCGTTCTATTTCGGCAGCGACCGCCATCGTTTCGAGATGACCTACAAGGGCCAGGGACGCCTGGTGTTCGCGGGTGGCGGCATGGGCGACTACTCGGGCGGCAACCTGATCTGGATCATCCACAACCCCAACGAATCCGGCTACCGCTGACCGTCGGAAGCCCGGCATTTGCGGGGCTTCCTGTTTTCCGTGCTACATTTCGGCCCACATGTCCGCCCTCCGCGCTTATTTTTTTGCTTTCTTTTGGTTCCCGGTTTCCGGCGGACGAGAGGCGAGCGCGTAAAGCAAACGAACACCCTCCCAGAACCGCCGGCGCCTCGAGCCCCGGCGGTTTTTTTATGCCCTGACGATCTTCATACTGACAAGGAAACACCATGAGCACGAACACTGCCCCGGCCAGCGACAGCTGGTATGCGAGCGTCGAAAAAACCAGCAAGACCGACGACGAACGCATCAAGGACATCAACGTGCTGCCCCCTCCAGAACATCTGATCCGCTTCTTTCCGATTCGCGGCACGCCGGTCGAAACGCTGATCGAGGGCACCCGCCGCAGCATCCACAACATCATGGCCGGCAAGGACGACCGGCTGCTGGTGGTCATGGGACCCTGCTCGATCCACGACCCGGCCGCGGCGCTCGAATACGCCCGCCGCCTGAAGGCCGAGCGCGAAAAATACGCCGGCACGCTCGAGATCGTGATGCGCGTGTACTTCGAGAAGCCGCGCACCACGGTCGGCTGGAAGGGGCTCATCAACGACCCGTACCTCGACGAGAGCTTTCGCATCGACGAGGGCCTGCGCATCGCGCGCCAGCTCCTGATCGACATCAACCGCCTGGGCCTGCCGGCGGGCAGCGAGTTCCTCGACGTGATCTCGCCCCAATACATCGGCGACCTGATCGCCTGGGGTGCCATCGGCGCGCGGACCACCGAAAGCCAGGTGCACCGCGAGCTCGCTTCCGGCCTCTCGGCGCCGATCGGCTTCAAGAACGGCACCGACGGCAACATCCGCATCGCGACCGACGCCATCCAGGCGGCGGCGCGCGGCCATCACTTTCTCTCGGTGCACAAGAACGGCCAGGTCGCGATCGTGCAGACCAACGGCAACCGCGACTGCCACGTGATCCTGCGCGGCGGCAAGGCGCCCAACTACGACGCCGCGAGCGTCGAGGCCGCCTGCAAGGACCTGGAAGCCGCCAAGCTGCCGCCCACGCTGATGGTCGACTGCAGCCACGCCAAC
The Variovorax sp. OAS795 genome window above contains:
- the rodA gene encoding rod shape-determining protein RodA, translating into MSAVFNQPSLARRVAPIFQGFDGFLAFAVLLLAFAGLLTMYSSGYDHGSRFSDHGRNMLLAGFIMFVVAQVPPQRLMIFAVPLYATGVALLVAVALFGITKKGATRWINIGVVIQPSEILKIAMPLMLAWWFQRREGQLRPLDFVVATVLLAVPVGLIMKQPDLGTSLLVLAAGMAVIFFAGLSWKLIVPPVVLGAIAVTLIVGFESQLCADGVDWRVLHDYQKQRVCTLLDPSKDPLGKGFHIIQGMIAIGSGGMGGKGFMQGTQTHLEFIPERTTDFIFAAYSEEFGLVGNLALIAAFILLIFRGLAIAANATTLFSRLLAGAVTMIFFTYAFVNMGMVSGILPVVGVPLPFISYGGTAMVTLGLGLGILMSIARARKLAAQN
- a CDS encoding histidine kinase; this translates as MAVAAAVGAAPADTPIELRRGTVTTTIDGVTEKAPVELSYHWDRQHAGRPGLAEFDLPFTLASEPATPWGIFIPRAGNVLEVRLDGALLQVYGDLARGNGADYAKAPIYVPVPGHLLKAGDNRLQIRIRADSARRAGLSRVTIGPATPVRTELFESAYAWRFTGSVLLTAFSLIVGGIALALWLTQVDAGAPGSGRRDGVYFWAALAEFCWALRVADGVIAEPPLPWPAWGVLMAACYAGWAASAMMFCYHLANWESSARMRWLRWPVASVVAGTIAASAMALYREEPYWLTGWLAAEIVFIALFVGAFAVATIVQPNTGRLLVAAAALVTLGFGTRDWLVIRLSDAYGETTWVRYSSVFFGIALLLIVLQRFRAATIEARGWVATLAERVAQRERELASTFAALEQVARDQARTHERERILRDMHDGVGSHISSAIRQLQSGQASSDELLRTLRDSLDRLKLSIDSIHLPPGDVGALLAALRYRLEPRLAAAGIRLEWAVDEVPTVKRLDAQGMRQLQFLLFEAISNVLQHAHAKSLRIEADAPAGAVHLRVIDDGQGFDASRVPRALLERAAAVGVQLALESRPGRTVVQLGFG
- a CDS encoding 3-deoxy-7-phosphoheptulonate synthase, translating into MSTNTAPASDSWYASVEKTSKTDDERIKDINVLPPPEHLIRFFPIRGTPVETLIEGTRRSIHNIMAGKDDRLLVVMGPCSIHDPAAALEYARRLKAEREKYAGTLEIVMRVYFEKPRTTVGWKGLINDPYLDESFRIDEGLRIARQLLIDINRLGLPAGSEFLDVISPQYIGDLIAWGAIGARTTESQVHRELASGLSAPIGFKNGTDGNIRIATDAIQAAARGHHFLSVHKNGQVAIVQTNGNRDCHVILRGGKAPNYDAASVEAACKDLEAAKLPPTLMVDCSHANSSKQHQKQIDVAKDIADQIAGGSNRVFGVMIESHLQAGAQKFSPGKDQLSGLEYGKSITDACIGWDDSAQVLDTLSRAVKQRRG
- the tldD gene encoding metalloprotease TldD, whose protein sequence is MISREPTIERLATAQQLLLTPFGLDESHLGKALAEITAHKVDDADLYFQYTRSEGWSLEEGIVKTGSFSIDQGVGVRAVSGEKTAFAYSDDISEASLLDAARTVRSISSAGRTGRVKTATRKIASSRSLYSGIDPISTLDSTAKVKLLEKVEKLARSRDPRVAQVMAGLASEYDVVLVARADGTLAADVRPLVRLSVTVIAEQNGRREVGSGGGGGRFGLAYFTDEQIADYVDHAVKAALTNLEARPAPAGEMTVVLGSGWPGILLHEAIGHGLEGDFNRKGSSAFSGRIGQRVAAKGVTVLDDGTIADRRGSLNVDDEGNASQRNVLIENGILKGYIQDSLNARLMKVKPTGNGRRESYAHVPMPRMTNTYMLGGDKDPKEIVASIKKGLYATNFGGGQVDITSGKFVFSASEAYWVENGKVQYPVKGATIVGNGPDALTRVTMIGNDMALDSGVGTCGKEGQSVPVGVGQPTLRIDGLTVGGTA